From a region of the Paenibacillus segetis genome:
- a CDS encoding NAD(P)-dependent oxidoreductase translates to MAKIAVIGATGKAGRNILKEAVDRGHEVTAIVRDASKLEDKQVPFLEKDIFALTTEDLTKFDVVVNAYGAPFGQEHLHVDAGNVLIEALKGATNTRLIVVGGAGSLYVDEAKTIRVLDTPDFPEMFLPTASNQGKNLEILQGTTDIKWTFISPSALFALGARTGNYQTGKDNLLVNSKGESYVSYEDYAIAVVDEIENPQHVNERFTVVSES, encoded by the coding sequence ATGGCAAAGATTGCAGTTATTGGAGCAACAGGTAAAGCGGGAAGAAATATTCTTAAGGAAGCAGTAGATCGGGGACATGAGGTGACGGCTATCGTTCGTGATGCTTCCAAACTGGAAGATAAGCAAGTACCTTTTCTAGAAAAGGACATATTTGCTCTAACAACAGAGGATCTTACGAAATTCGATGTGGTCGTGAATGCTTATGGCGCACCATTTGGGCAAGAACATCTACATGTCGATGCAGGGAATGTGCTAATTGAAGCGTTAAAGGGTGCTACGAACACAAGATTGATTGTGGTTGGAGGAGCTGGTAGCCTGTATGTTGATGAAGCAAAAACAATCCGAGTATTAGATACTCCTGATTTCCCAGAGATGTTCCTTCCGACTGCATCCAACCAGGGCAAAAACTTAGAAATTCTTCAAGGAACAACGGATATCAAATGGACGTTTATCAGCCCTTCTGCACTTTTCGCACTTGGTGCTCGTACAGGCAATTATCAAACAGGTAAAGATAACCTATTAGTTAATTCGAAAGGCGAAAGCTATGTAAGTTATGAAGACTATGCTATAGCTGTTGTAGATGAAATCGAGAATCCACAGCACGTGAACGAACGGTTTACGGTGGTTTCTGAATCCTAA
- a CDS encoding VOC family protein, producing MGLSHQLHPSAAIGTVHLKVKSLQTSLSFYTEVIGFQVLRHEGAIAELTTDGTHVLLILEESEQFHSLMSRNVSGLYHFAILVPDRKSLGLSLRNLAKHNIPIGQGDHLVSEALYLSDPDGNGIEIYADRPRETWQRDEQGEYIMTTDPVDIDGLLTVSADAHWQGLPPATVIGHVHFHVGDLRIAKQFYTDTLGFDVVAHYGGEALFISAGGYHHHIGLNTWAGKGAPAAPKNAVGLRYFTITLPNTNELDDVVSRISEAGIPFERQNHMVSFEDPFGIGIKLVVNDIN from the coding sequence ATGGGACTATCACACCAGCTTCATCCCAGCGCTGCAATTGGGACTGTACATTTGAAAGTTAAATCCCTACAAACGTCGCTTTCATTTTATACCGAAGTGATTGGTTTTCAAGTGTTAAGACATGAAGGAGCTATTGCAGAACTTACTACGGATGGAACTCACGTATTACTCATTCTTGAGGAGAGCGAACAGTTTCACTCACTTATGAGTCGCAACGTATCTGGGCTATATCATTTTGCTATTCTTGTACCTGATCGGAAATCCCTTGGGTTATCATTACGCAATTTAGCTAAACATAATATACCGATTGGTCAAGGTGATCATCTGGTCAGCGAAGCACTGTATCTAAGTGATCCCGATGGTAATGGTATTGAGATTTATGCCGATCGTCCCCGAGAAACATGGCAGCGGGATGAACAAGGCGAGTACATCATGACAACAGATCCGGTCGACATTGATGGTCTATTAACTGTATCAGCAGATGCACATTGGCAGGGTCTGCCCCCAGCTACGGTAATCGGACACGTTCATTTTCACGTAGGAGACTTGCGCATTGCGAAACAATTTTACACGGATACGCTTGGTTTCGATGTGGTAGCGCATTATGGCGGAGAGGCTTTATTCATCTCAGCTGGTGGATATCATCATCATATTGGATTGAACACTTGGGCAGGAAAAGGCGCGCCGGCAGCACCGAAAAATGCGGTTGGGCTACGGTATTTTACAATTACGCTTCCGAATACGAATGAGCTTGATGACGTAGTTAGCCGAATTTCTGAAGCAGGCATTCCATTTGAACGTCAAAATCATATGGTAAGTTTCGAAGATCCTTTTGGAATTGGCATTAAGCTAGTAGTTAATGACATTAATTAA
- a CDS encoding Rrf2 family transcriptional regulator codes for MTISSRFAVAIHILTLLEFNKEGINTSEYLSGSVNTNPVVIRRIMGMLNKAGFVEVRPGVAGTKLSRELSEITLLDIYRAVHVVEEDSLFAIHEKSNPQCPVGRNIQDTIEPIFSSAQKAMEQTLQAVTLQDVVNDISSKDL; via the coding sequence ATGACGATCAGCTCAAGATTTGCCGTTGCCATTCATATACTGACGTTGCTTGAATTTAATAAAGAAGGCATCAATACATCGGAGTATCTCTCCGGCAGTGTAAATACGAATCCAGTAGTCATTCGCAGAATTATGGGTATGCTAAATAAAGCTGGATTTGTTGAGGTTCGTCCAGGGGTTGCTGGGACCAAACTATCGCGTGAACTGTCTGAGATCACGTTACTCGATATATATCGCGCAGTTCATGTTGTGGAAGAGGATTCCTTATTTGCGATACATGAGAAGTCAAATCCTCAATGTCCCGTCGGACGCAACATACAAGATACGATTGAACCGATCTTCTCCTCAGCGCAGAAAGCGATGGAACAAACCCTTCAAGCAGTCACGCTTCAAGATGTAGTTAATGACATATCATCAAAGGATCTTTGA
- a CDS encoding MerR family transcriptional regulator, translated as MKIGELSKTAGVSVRSLRYYEEQGLITSTRLENGYRDYNSLMVEQVQTIQFYLSLGLTTKQIGGFLHCVMASEEAFCKEIMPVYRDKHKELSDQISLLSSIKSNLEERMAYILQQNPTMKEEANNDDPKSNRTGV; from the coding sequence ATGAAAATTGGTGAATTATCAAAGACAGCCGGCGTTAGTGTCCGCTCCCTACGCTACTATGAAGAGCAGGGTTTGATTACTTCAACTCGTTTGGAGAACGGCTATCGGGATTACAACAGCTTAATGGTTGAACAAGTGCAGACGATTCAATTCTATCTTAGTCTTGGCCTCACAACGAAACAAATAGGTGGATTTTTACATTGTGTGATGGCAAGTGAAGAAGCATTCTGCAAGGAGATCATGCCAGTGTATCGTGACAAACATAAGGAACTAAGCGATCAAATCTCCCTGCTATCTTCTATCAAGTCGAACCTTGAGGAAAGAATGGCTTACATTCTACAGCAAAACCCTACTATGAAGGAGGAAGCAAATAATGACGATCCAAAGAGTAACAGAACAGGAGTTTGA
- the trxA gene encoding thioredoxin — protein sequence MTIQRVTEQEFDSNLSKQGLTLVDFDAPWCPPCKVLSPILEQLHFEQDGKINVLKVNCDDSPALASKYSVMSMPTVILFQDGVPVEKLVGLRPKEVYSHMIAKYEKENS from the coding sequence ATGACGATCCAAAGAGTAACAGAACAGGAGTTTGATAGTAATTTATCTAAGCAGGGACTTACATTAGTTGATTTTGACGCCCCTTGGTGCCCACCATGCAAGGTGTTATCTCCTATACTTGAACAACTCCATTTTGAGCAGGATGGAAAGATTAACGTATTAAAAGTAAATTGCGATGATTCCCCGGCTTTAGCTTCAAAATATAGTGTGATGTCGATGCCTACAGTGATCTTATTTCAAGACGGGGTGCCGGTAGAGAAATTAGTTGGTTTGCGGCCAAAAGAAGTTTATTCGCATATGATTGCCAAATATGAAAAGGAGAATTCTTAA
- a CDS encoding AI-2E family transporter, with product MLQKPFFRISLGIIMVLTIIFLLSKVTFIFNPLVTMFSILIVPLTVSGFLYYLLRPIVNFLEEKKLNRMLSILLIYLLLAGVVTIFVLVIWPPLQLQVTEFVNNVPKLIKELQLQMNDIQRSKFFSMFDNKDTQLTSKITEYINSGFEFVSGYMSRVFSFLNDFFIVVGTVPIMLYYMLKEDDKITPTLSKMTPKKYRGDAEQVIHEINHALKGFIAGRMITALLLAVMTFIGFWLIGLPYSLLLAVVGALFNFIPYFGSLLGAIPCVIVAFTVSPSMVLWVIIIVVVAQQIEGNLISPYIYGKTISIHPLTTIVLLLVAGDFGGILGMILAIPVYMMIKIIVVRVYELFMSDKIEELTEELTE from the coding sequence TTGCTGCAAAAACCCTTTTTTCGGATCAGTTTAGGGATCATCATGGTCCTAACGATCATATTTTTATTATCAAAGGTCACTTTTATCTTTAACCCATTGGTTACGATGTTTAGCATTTTGATTGTACCGTTGACTGTTTCAGGTTTTCTCTATTATTTGCTTCGTCCAATCGTGAACTTTTTGGAAGAGAAGAAATTGAATCGCATGCTCTCTATTCTATTAATTTATTTACTGCTAGCAGGCGTAGTAACGATCTTCGTTCTTGTTATTTGGCCGCCTTTACAGCTTCAAGTAACGGAGTTTGTAAATAATGTTCCGAAATTGATTAAGGAATTACAACTCCAGATGAATGATATCCAGAGAAGTAAGTTCTTCTCCATGTTTGACAACAAAGATACACAGCTAACTAGTAAAATCACTGAATATATCAATTCAGGGTTCGAATTTGTCTCAGGGTATATGTCCCGTGTATTCTCGTTCTTGAACGATTTCTTCATTGTAGTTGGTACGGTTCCTATCATGTTGTATTACATGCTGAAGGAAGACGACAAGATAACGCCAACACTGTCAAAAATGACACCGAAGAAATATCGGGGCGATGCGGAGCAAGTTATTCATGAAATCAACCATGCGCTCAAAGGTTTTATTGCCGGAAGAATGATCACTGCACTTTTACTAGCCGTCATGACTTTTATCGGATTTTGGTTGATCGGTTTACCTTATTCATTGCTATTAGCGGTTGTAGGGGCATTGTTTAATTTTATTCCCTATTTTGGTTCACTTCTTGGAGCAATCCCTTGCGTGATAGTTGCATTTACAGTGTCTCCATCGATGGTTTTATGGGTCATCATTATCGTTGTTGTGGCGCAGCAGATTGAAGGGAACTTGATCTCTCCCTATATCTATGGCAAAACGATTAGTATCCATCCGTTAACGACGATTGTTCTACTCCTCGTAGCAGGCGATTTCGGTGGAATCCTCGGAATGATTCTAGCAATTCCCGTCTATATGATGATCAAAATCATTGTCGTGCGAGTATATGAGTTATTTATGAGTGATAAAATAGAGGAACTGACAGAGGAATTGACAGAATAA
- a CDS encoding TrkH family potassium uptake protein: protein MRSKKYLTPAKTLTYGFAMIITIGTFLLTLGPSSADGQKLNLIDALFTATSATCVTGLVVVDTGSQFSLFGQIILMTLTQIGGLGFMTMGTLIALAFNRRISFRDRLVLQEAMNHNSMEGILSLIRRVMIYSLVIESIGALILAARWSFEMPFSQALYFGVFHSISFFNNGGFDLFGTIHGPFGSLTRYTADPIVNMVVMVMVFLGGIGFIVISDLVNYRSTRRLSLHSKVVLSMSTFLVVFGAIVIFAMEATNPATLKSMSVGEGIFASFFHSINSRSGGLSTLSVAQMKTSTQFLIIILMFIGAAPGSTGGGIKVTVFAVLVGTMYAMVRGKEDIVFFRKRLAKESVFKAITQTWLALFLVIFVAMILSVFEDRDFLVLLFETTSAFGTVGLSLDLTPTLKEISKVILSILMFLGRLGPLTLAYALTSRAAKDPFRYPEGKITIG, encoded by the coding sequence ATGAGGTCAAAAAAATACCTAACTCCAGCTAAAACCCTAACCTACGGATTCGCTATGATTATTACGATTGGGACCTTTCTTTTAACTCTTGGTCCTTCATCCGCAGATGGACAAAAACTCAACCTGATCGATGCTCTTTTTACCGCCACTTCGGCCACCTGCGTTACGGGTTTGGTGGTCGTCGACACAGGTTCGCAGTTCTCATTATTCGGGCAAATTATCCTCATGACCTTAACCCAAATCGGTGGACTAGGATTTATGACAATGGGAACACTGATCGCATTGGCCTTCAACCGCCGGATTTCTTTTCGAGACCGTCTCGTACTGCAGGAAGCCATGAATCACAATTCTATGGAGGGAATACTTTCGCTGATCCGCCGTGTCATGATATATTCACTTGTTATTGAATCAATTGGCGCTCTTATATTGGCAGCAAGATGGTCGTTTGAAATGCCCTTCTCACAAGCGCTTTACTTTGGAGTGTTTCACAGTATCTCTTTTTTCAATAACGGTGGGTTTGATTTATTTGGAACAATCCACGGACCATTCGGTAGTCTGACTAGATACACTGCAGATCCCATAGTTAATATGGTGGTCATGGTTATGGTATTCCTTGGAGGCATCGGATTCATTGTTATTTCTGACCTGGTAAACTATCGTAGCACCCGAAGATTATCTCTTCATTCTAAAGTGGTATTATCTATGTCTACTTTTCTTGTTGTATTTGGAGCTATTGTGATATTTGCCATGGAGGCTACAAATCCGGCTACCTTGAAATCGATGTCTGTTGGTGAGGGAATATTCGCCTCCTTCTTTCATTCCATTAATTCACGTTCAGGGGGATTAAGTACTTTAAGTGTGGCACAAATGAAAACCTCTACTCAGTTTCTAATTATCATCTTGATGTTTATCGGTGCTGCTCCAGGGTCGACCGGAGGTGGAATTAAAGTTACAGTATTCGCCGTCTTGGTCGGTACCATGTATGCGATGGTTCGAGGAAAAGAGGATATTGTCTTTTTCCGTAAACGTCTGGCTAAGGAATCTGTTTTTAAGGCGATCACACAGACTTGGCTAGCGCTATTCCTTGTTATTTTCGTGGCGATGATTTTATCCGTGTTTGAAGATCGGGATTTTCTTGTACTCCTATTTGAGACCACATCGGCTTTCGGCACCGTGGGTTTGAGCCTTGATCTCACTCCCACATTGAAGGAAATTAGTAAAGTTATTCTGAGTATCCTAATGTTCCTCGGCCGCCTTGGTCCGTTGACATTGGCCTATGCATTAACTTCAAGAGCAGCCAAGGATCCTTTTCGCTATCCAGAAGGAAAAATAACCATTGGTTAA
- a CDS encoding aminopeptidase, translated as MSQFQEKLQKYAELAVKVGVNVQKGQTLVVNATIDSAELVRLIVKQAYEAGARFVKVNWSDDTVTRLRYDMAAEESFKDEPKWYAGEMTELVENGAAVLHVISSDPDLLSGVSSERLTNHQISYGKAMSKYREYQMSDKFSWSIVAVPSKAWAAKVFPNLPEDQQIDALWEAIFRTVRIDQEDTLGAWEEHIANLNAKAVYLNQKKFHKLHYVANGTDLTIELPKGHLWVAADSINEQGNTFVANLPTEEVFTAPQRNGVNGTVASTKPLSYNGNIIDNFSITFENGRIVSFKAEVGEATLKQLIDLDEGSHYLGEVALVPHGSPISQSGILFYNTLFDENASNHLAIGNAYAFTLEGGKSMTKEEQEQHGLNSSLNHVDFMVGAADMNIFGITEDGQEEQIFANGNWAI; from the coding sequence ATGTCTCAATTTCAAGAAAAACTACAAAAATACGCAGAATTAGCCGTAAAAGTAGGTGTTAATGTTCAGAAGGGTCAGACACTAGTCGTCAACGCGACAATTGACTCTGCTGAGTTGGTACGCCTTATTGTAAAACAAGCTTATGAAGCAGGTGCAAGATTCGTTAAAGTGAACTGGAGCGACGACACAGTAACACGTCTACGTTACGACATGGCAGCGGAAGAGTCATTCAAAGACGAACCGAAATGGTATGCAGGTGAGATGACTGAGCTCGTTGAGAACGGCGCTGCCGTGCTCCATGTTATCTCTTCAGATCCCGATCTACTTAGCGGTGTATCCTCTGAGCGGTTAACGAATCATCAAATTTCTTACGGTAAGGCTATGAGCAAATATCGCGAATATCAAATGTCCGATAAATTCAGTTGGTCGATCGTTGCTGTTCCTTCAAAAGCATGGGCGGCTAAAGTATTCCCTAACCTTCCAGAAGATCAACAAATCGATGCACTATGGGAAGCTATCTTCCGTACTGTACGTATAGATCAAGAAGATACACTTGGCGCTTGGGAAGAGCATATCGCGAATTTGAATGCGAAGGCCGTATACTTGAACCAGAAGAAATTCCACAAGCTTCATTATGTAGCTAATGGAACGGATCTAACGATTGAATTGCCTAAGGGTCATCTATGGGTAGCCGCTGACAGCATTAATGAACAAGGAAATACTTTTGTAGCGAACCTACCAACAGAAGAAGTATTTACAGCTCCACAACGGAACGGTGTTAACGGTACTGTTGCAAGCACCAAACCTCTGAGCTACAACGGAAATATCATCGACAACTTCTCGATTACATTTGAGAATGGTCGCATTGTAAGCTTTAAGGCTGAAGTTGGCGAAGCTACATTGAAACAATTGATTGATCTGGATGAAGGTTCACATTATTTAGGAGAAGTGGCACTTGTTCCTCACGGCTCCCCGATCTCGCAATCAGGAATTTTGTTCTACAACACCCTGTTTGATGAGAATGCTTCTAATCACTTGGCTATCGGCAACGCCTACGCCTTTACACTTGAAGGCGGTAAATCAATGACGAAGGAAGAACAAGAGCAACATGGATTAAATTCAAGTTTGAATCATGTTGACTTTATGGTTGGCGCGGCTGATATGAACATTTTTGGTATTACTGAAGATGGCCAAGAAGAGCAAATCTTTGCTAACGGAAACTGGGCTATTTAA
- a CDS encoding MDR family MFS transporter, giving the protein MEHLSKKRKLSIMIAIMAAMFFAAINQTITSTAMPRIIAILDGMDYYTWTINIYLLTSTIAAILVGKLSDMFGRKPFILIGILLFMVGAFLTGTSDNVFQFIFYRGIQGLGAGIIQSTAFTAVGDLFAPRERGKWMGLMTAVFGFSSVIGPTLGGYLIDHVDWHWLFWIFLPLGIVAFIMILMLFPKVERKPKVSIDYLGSLLLTTSIVPLLLAFTWAGTEYDWGSAQILGLLGATVVSAILFVFVESRAKNPALPLHLFKNSVITVSNIIGFIMNFGLMGAMIYISFFVQGVLGISATYAGYVTMPMSIVMVITSAITGQLIAKSGKYKRYAMLGMPIMIAGMGIMVVMNSVWMAILSMIVFGMGLGLGMPVFSLATQNAASHKDLGVATASSQLFRNLGGTIGIAVMGTVMSNNLTKNLTSALQSPQAPDLSSLDPQIAQQLVSFADPRMIMNKPVIEQTQAALPTDVQPLFTQFIDNIRGALGDTLSTVFLTGTLILVVAFVLVFFLKELPLRTSNKVSDTAPQPAGEANSALATENA; this is encoded by the coding sequence ATGGAACATTTATCTAAAAAACGTAAATTGTCTATTATGATTGCCATCATGGCAGCGATGTTCTTTGCCGCAATCAATCAGACGATTACGAGTACCGCGATGCCGCGGATTATCGCAATTCTCGATGGCATGGACTACTACACTTGGACAATCAACATTTACTTACTAACATCAACCATTGCGGCGATTCTCGTCGGAAAGCTATCCGACATGTTCGGACGCAAACCCTTTATATTAATCGGGATATTATTGTTTATGGTTGGTGCTTTCTTAACAGGTACTTCTGATAACGTTTTTCAATTTATTTTCTATCGCGGTATTCAAGGACTTGGTGCCGGGATTATTCAATCAACAGCATTCACAGCTGTAGGCGATTTGTTCGCACCACGCGAACGTGGTAAATGGATGGGATTAATGACGGCTGTCTTTGGATTCTCCAGTGTAATTGGGCCAACACTCGGCGGTTATTTGATTGACCATGTGGATTGGCACTGGTTGTTCTGGATCTTCCTTCCACTTGGTATTGTAGCATTCATCATGATCTTGATGTTATTTCCGAAAGTGGAACGTAAGCCTAAGGTAAGTATCGATTACCTTGGTTCTCTATTGCTGACGACGTCAATTGTTCCGCTGTTGCTTGCATTCACATGGGCTGGTACGGAATACGACTGGGGTTCAGCACAAATTCTTGGGCTGCTAGGGGCTACAGTTGTTTCGGCAATTCTCTTTGTCTTTGTTGAATCAAGAGCGAAGAACCCGGCACTACCGTTGCATCTGTTCAAGAATAGTGTCATTACCGTTTCTAACATTATCGGGTTTATTATGAACTTCGGATTAATGGGAGCTATGATTTATATCTCATTCTTCGTACAAGGTGTATTAGGTATTTCTGCTACTTACGCTGGCTATGTGACCATGCCGATGTCCATTGTTATGGTTATAACAAGCGCAATAACTGGCCAATTGATTGCTAAGAGTGGCAAGTATAAACGGTATGCTATGCTAGGGATGCCGATTATGATCGCAGGTATGGGGATCATGGTCGTCATGAACAGTGTGTGGATGGCTATACTCAGTATGATCGTGTTTGGTATGGGTCTTGGTCTAGGCATGCCTGTATTCTCGTTAGCTACCCAAAACGCAGCGTCTCATAAGGATTTGGGTGTCGCTACAGCATCATCTCAGTTGTTCCGTAACCTGGGTGGTACAATAGGTATCGCAGTGATGGGAACAGTTATGTCTAACAATCTTACAAAAAATCTAACGAGTGCTTTGCAATCACCACAAGCACCGGATTTAAGTTCACTGGATCCGCAGATTGCTCAGCAGCTAGTGTCCTTTGCGGACCCACGTATGATTATGAACAAGCCAGTTATCGAACAAACTCAGGCAGCTCTACCTACAGATGTACAGCCATTGTTCACTCAATTTATTGATAACATTCGCGGTGCGCTTGGAGATACACTGTCTACAGTATTCTTGACAGGGACGCTCATATTGGTCGTAGCCTTCGTGTTGGTGTTCTTCCTTAAGGAGCTTCCACTACGGACTTCAAACAAAGTAAGTGATACTGCACCTCAACCGGCTGGAGAAGCTAATTCAGCGTTGGCTACAGAAAATGCATAA
- a CDS encoding MarR family winged helix-turn-helix transcriptional regulator, translated as MNKNEVLFEVSSNFRAIVKGISKEWNKRGEFSLSFAQFKALYKLNQHGSQKVSQLAESLSITPAAATGVTDRLLAEGYVKRERAHDDRRIVYITITEKGEEIIQKVTESQKEAIHHFFDVLPEEDIEHLRRIFNKILSTIDHLD; from the coding sequence TTGAACAAGAATGAAGTATTGTTCGAAGTTTCCTCAAATTTCCGAGCAATTGTTAAGGGCATCTCAAAGGAATGGAACAAAAGAGGAGAGTTTAGTTTAAGCTTTGCTCAATTCAAAGCGTTATACAAGCTGAATCAGCATGGGTCACAGAAGGTATCCCAATTGGCAGAATCACTCAGTATTACACCTGCAGCAGCTACAGGTGTTACCGACAGATTACTTGCAGAAGGTTATGTGAAGAGGGAACGTGCCCATGATGATCGGCGAATTGTGTATATCACCATTACAGAGAAAGGAGAGGAAATTATTCAGAAGGTAACCGAGAGTCAGAAGGAAGCGATTCATCATTTCTTCGATGTGTTACCCGAAGAGGACATAGAACATTTGAGAAGAATTTTCAACAAGATTCTTTCAACTATAGATCATCTAGACTAA
- a CDS encoding MFS transporter, with amino-acid sequence MNIYIMVLQVTATTKCIMEGVVMKTLIWMGCWSYLLIGLAHVVVGSIMPDLLLHYGKDYSAGGSLIFAQFAGFLVGVLVSPLLISKFGKRTGLLIAIGLLCLAELCYTMLPPWEWMYLVGSVAGFGFGMIEAVIGTLIIVAIKEGTAIAMSRLEVFFGIGALVMPLLAGWLIQSDIWRYSFLIVCAMAFIMFIFWLKRNFGDLNQLLDSKEEVKQEKKRLLSQYQGVRGLLLIVFIVFFFLYVGMEMSFVNFLPSLLIEKLGTDKSTAAFSVTLFWIAMTIGRFFAGFIAEKITYSRYVVWSCVISFALISLFAFAKGITMMTVLILLIGLFLSGLFSIALVFANKLLPGSEESTPSMLIASGGVGGAVLPLLMGKSMDIGGADFSAWMLAGFIAVLTLLGIVAMIIQRFHVKAIPNKS; translated from the coding sequence ATGAACATATACATAATGGTGCTCCAGGTAACAGCAACGACCAAATGCATCATGGAAGGAGTAGTAATGAAGACTTTAATTTGGATGGGCTGCTGGTCTTATTTACTAATTGGCCTTGCTCACGTAGTAGTTGGTTCGATCATGCCAGACTTGCTTCTACATTATGGGAAGGATTATAGTGCTGGCGGCAGTCTGATCTTCGCACAATTTGCTGGTTTTCTTGTGGGTGTTCTCGTCTCACCACTACTAATATCAAAGTTCGGTAAACGGACGGGATTACTCATTGCAATTGGCCTCTTATGCTTGGCCGAGTTGTGCTATACTATGCTTCCTCCATGGGAATGGATGTATCTTGTGGGTTCGGTTGCAGGATTTGGCTTTGGCATGATCGAAGCCGTGATAGGAACCTTAATCATTGTGGCAATTAAAGAAGGTACGGCGATTGCTATGAGTCGATTAGAAGTTTTCTTCGGCATTGGAGCACTTGTTATGCCACTGTTGGCAGGTTGGCTCATTCAATCTGATATATGGAGATACTCGTTCCTGATTGTCTGTGCGATGGCTTTTATCATGTTTATTTTCTGGTTGAAGCGAAATTTTGGTGACCTCAATCAATTGCTAGACTCCAAGGAAGAAGTTAAACAAGAGAAGAAACGTCTTCTTTCTCAATATCAAGGAGTTCGGGGACTATTATTGATCGTGTTCATTGTGTTTTTCTTCCTATATGTTGGTATGGAAATGAGTTTTGTTAATTTTCTTCCATCGTTACTCATTGAGAAGCTAGGAACCGATAAGTCTACAGCTGCCTTTAGTGTTACTTTGTTCTGGATTGCGATGACGATTGGACGATTCTTTGCCGGTTTCATTGCCGAGAAAATCACTTATAGTCGTTATGTTGTTTGGAGTTGTGTCATTAGTTTTGCTTTGATCTCTTTATTCGCTTTCGCGAAGGGGATCACGATGATGACGGTGCTCATCTTATTAATAGGTTTATTTCTATCTGGTTTGTTCTCAATTGCACTTGTGTTTGCTAACAAGCTATTGCCTGGTTCAGAAGAGTCTACACCAAGTATGCTGATCGCTTCAGGTGGTGTGGGTGGTGCAGTACTTCCATTACTTATGGGAAAAAGCATGGATATTGGCGGTGCAGATTTCTCCGCTTGGATGCTTGCCGGTTTCATTGCTGTATTGACACTACTTGGGATCGTTGCTATGATCATTCAACGCTTCCATGTCAAAGCTATTCCTAATAAATCTTAA
- a CDS encoding RNA polymerase sigma factor: MPERLKWLLVANFHDLTDHVQEEVYYGYYDFVYGSIYYIVKDHQISEDIIQESFLKMIHKMPLFDKENVMKAWIKVVSRNTTINYLRKSKKFRNHSDYDSVYMDVDPFDANEPSVEKTIEIKMMEESIQSYLRKLKPEYQLLMEYRWKQGMSYREIAERLNICEDVVKQRLYRTREGIKKMLFREWGCDHETIRSIRS, translated from the coding sequence ATGCCGGAAAGGTTAAAATGGCTTCTTGTTGCAAATTTTCATGACCTGACCGATCATGTTCAGGAAGAAGTCTATTATGGATATTATGATTTTGTATACGGTTCCATTTATTATATTGTTAAAGACCATCAGATAAGTGAAGATATCATTCAGGAATCTTTTCTCAAGATGATCCATAAGATGCCTTTATTTGATAAAGAAAATGTAATGAAAGCCTGGATTAAAGTAGTGTCCCGTAATACAACCATTAATTATTTGCGAAAAAGTAAAAAATTCCGTAACCATAGTGACTATGACAGTGTCTATATGGATGTAGACCCATTTGACGCAAACGAACCTTCTGTGGAGAAGACAATTGAAATAAAAATGATGGAAGAATCCATTCAGAGTTATTTGCGTAAGCTAAAACCCGAGTATCAGTTGCTTATGGAGTACCGCTGGAAACAAGGAATGAGTTATAGGGAAATTGCTGAGCGACTGAACATTTGTGAAGATGTAGTCAAGCAGCGGCTCTATCGAACTCGTGAAGGGATCAAAAAGATGCTATTCAGAGAGTGGGGTTGTGATCATGAAACAATTCGATCCATACGATCCTGA